From a region of the Oryza sativa Japonica Group chromosome 6, ASM3414082v1 genome:
- the LOC4341214 gene encoding E3 ubiquitin-protein ligase Os06g0535400 codes for MELPWLDLPFTLLTLLLATRLAYDYYGVVAATFTGSFSLQIFLFYCFARWYRHTIAARAAADADGDGGGGAVADEEAAPPVLIPLLEGRGGGGGGAGAASSLANRCFAVVFMVFVPLVIVVFERSQADVVAYALCLANILVMVVWLSPDAAADPASAAKSFLRLSDDEDEGSCSGSGHGAAEDKCCVCLAGMREAQALRDLPRCGHRFHAKCIGKWLTAHPTCPVCRTTAVPPPAPLPASGDHADDAITPV; via the coding sequence atggaactCCCGTGGCTGGATCTGCCCTTCACGCTGCTGACGCTGCTGCTGGCGACGCGGCTCGCCTACGACTACTACGGCGTCGTCGCGGCCACCTTCACGGGGAGCTTCTCGCTCCAGATCTTCCTCTTCTACTGCTTCGCGCGCTGGTACCGCCACACcatcgccgcccgcgccgccgcagacgccgacggggatggcggcggcggcgcggtggcggatgaggaggcggcgccgcccgtgCTGATCCCGCTGCTGGAGGGCCGgggcggtggaggcgggggcgcgggcgcggcgtcgTCGCTGGCGAACCGGTGCTTCGCCGTGGTGTTCATGGTGTTCGTGCCGCTGGTCATCGTGGTGTTCGAGCGGAGCCAGGCCGACGTCGTGGCGTACGCGCTCTGCCTCGCCAACATCCTCGTCATGGTCGTCTGGCTctcgcccgacgccgccgcggaccCCGCGTCGGCGGCCAAGTCGTTCCTCCGCctcagcgacgacgaggacgaaggcagctgcagcggcagcggccacggcgccgccgaggaCAAGTGCTGCGTCTGCCTCGCCGGGATGCGGGAGGCGCAGGCGCTCCGCGACCTCCCCCGGTGCGGTCACCGCTTCCACGCCAAGTGCATCGGCAAGTGGCTCACGGCGCACCCGACGTGCCCCGTCTGCCGCACCacggccgtgccgccgccggcgccgctgcccgcCAGCGGCGACCATGCCGACGACGCCATCACCCCTGTCTAG